TTGCGAATAAACGGTCCGATAAACTCCTCATTCTTTCCGCTTCCATACATATCTGCTGTATCGTAAAACGTAATACCGTTATCGAACGCCGTATCCAACGTACGTAGTGATTCCTGATCATCCCGTCCAGCATAAAATTCCGACATGCCCATACAACCTAATCCGAGTCTCGATACGTGCAGACCCTGTTGACCCAGTGCAATCTTTTCCATGCGAAGACCTCCTGATTATGAATGTGGAATACAATGGCAGCCGCAATTTCCGGCATTCCCAGTATAGATACAATTACATAACAAAAGCAAACCTAAACCATCTTCCAAAAATTAACCGAAAACGGCAGATTTAAGGATAGGAAAGCGGTATAGTCTATGCTATAATTAAGAGTCGTAACCTTATGTTTTGTCTGCATATGTCAACGTACAAGCTATTCGGCATGATGCTGTCCGAAACTGGGGTTTTATTTTTATCTTTACAGAGTTGGTGGAGTCCGTAGATCAACGTCTCATCATCCGGCTTTTTGCACATAATTGTCCATATTGGTAACAAATCCTGCTGCACGGTCGTCTTTTCTAGTAAAAGACAGGTTTCGGCTTTAACCGGAACGCCAATGCAGCGAACAACTATTAGACGAATGAATAATAAAGAGGTGGTTTCCTGTGTTAGACCGTTTACAGGCATTGGCAGACCGTTATGACAAATTAAGCGAGCTGCTCTGTGATCCAGATGTAGCGAGCGATTCCAAACGTTTGCGCGATTATTCCAAAGAACAGTCGGATTTGCAACCGACATATGAAGCATATATCGAATACCGTAAAGTGACCGAGGAACTAGATGCTGCCAAGCAGCTTCAGGGCGAGAAGCTCGACGACGAGATGCGCGAGATGGTCAAAATGGAGATCGAAGAACTAGCGGCACGCAAAGAAGAACTGGAAGACCAGATTCATATCTTGCTCATGCCCAAAGACCCGAATGACGACAAAAACGTCATCGTGGAAATTCGCGGCGCAGCAGGCGGCGATGAAGCAGCTCTGTTCGCGGCTGATCTGTACCGCATGTATACCCGTTTTGCCGATACACAAGGCTGGAAGGTCGAAGTATTGGATACCAACGTTAGCGATCTGGGCGGATTTAAGGAAGTAACATTCCTGATCAATGGACGCGGTGCATACAGCAAGCTGAAATTCGAAAGCGGCGCTCACCGTGTACAGCGGATTCCGACAACTGAATCGGGCGGACGCATCCATACGTCTACTTCGACGGTAGCAGTAATGCCAGAAGCAGAAGAGCTGGATATTGAGATTCACGACCGCGATATTCGTGTTGATACGTTCTGTTCTAGCGGAGCAGGCGGTCAGTCGGTCAATACGACCAAGTCAGCGGTACGCGTTACCCATATGCCAACTGGCATTGTGGCGACATGTCAGGACGGCAAATCCCAAAACTCCAACAAAGAAAAAGCGCTTCAAGTACTGCGTGCGCGTATCTCGGATATGCTGCGTCAGGAAGAAGAAGCAAAATACGCGGGCGAGCGGAAAAGCAAAGTCGGAACTGGTGACCGCAGTGAGCGTATCCGTACGTACAATTTCCCGCAAAGTCGTGTAACCGACCACCGGATCGGTTTGACACTGCACAAGCTGGATCAGGTCATGAACGGCGAGATCGAAGATATCGTATCCGCATTGACTGTAGCTGAGCAAGCGGACCTGATGGCAAAAGAGGCGTAATGTGTTAGAACATTCGCCTGTATTTAAGACGAAGGTACAGCAAAGTATAAGGGAAGCCTATGTTGAGGCTTCTTCTTTTTTAAAGCAGCAGGATGTAATGGAGCCGGAATCCAATGCGCGTCTGCTGCTGGAATGGGTATTGGGATTGTCGGGTGCGGCATATTATATGGCGCTACCAGAACCTTTTCCACAGGACAAATGCGAGATGTGGGAGCAGGTGATCCAGCGTAAGGCAGCTGGCGAACCAGCGCAGTACATTATCGGAGAGCAGGAATTTTACGGCGAAGTGTTTACCGTGACTCCTTCCGTATTGATACCGCGTCCAGAAACAGAGCTGCTGGTCGAATCGGTAGCCAAGTTGGCAGCCGATCTGGTATTACCCTCATCGGCAAACACCACGTCCGACAGCCAACAAGATGAGTTGTCCAAAGATACATCCAAAGATACAGAGCGCAGGGCTTCTTCGGTCATCCGTCGTCCTGTCTGTGTGGAT
The sequence above is drawn from the Paenibacillus sp. JQZ6Y-1 genome and encodes:
- the prfA gene encoding peptide chain release factor 1, which encodes MLDRLQALADRYDKLSELLCDPDVASDSKRLRDYSKEQSDLQPTYEAYIEYRKVTEELDAAKQLQGEKLDDEMREMVKMEIEELAARKEELEDQIHILLMPKDPNDDKNVIVEIRGAAGGDEAALFAADLYRMYTRFADTQGWKVEVLDTNVSDLGGFKEVTFLINGRGAYSKLKFESGAHRVQRIPTTESGGRIHTSTSTVAVMPEAEELDIEIHDRDIRVDTFCSSGAGGQSVNTTKSAVRVTHMPTGIVATCQDGKSQNSNKEKALQVLRARISDMLRQEEEAKYAGERKSKVGTGDRSERIRTYNFPQSRVTDHRIGLTLHKLDQVMNGEIEDIVSALTVAEQADLMAKEA
- the prmC gene encoding peptide chain release factor N(5)-glutamine methyltransferase encodes the protein MLEHSPVFKTKVQQSIREAYVEASSFLKQQDVMEPESNARLLLEWVLGLSGAAYYMALPEPFPQDKCEMWEQVIQRKAAGEPAQYIIGEQEFYGEVFTVTPSVLIPRPETELLVESVAKLAADLVLPSSANTTSDSQQDELSKDTSKDTERRASSVIRRPVCVDIGTGSGAIALTLARMLPDWDIWASDISPDALQVARQNSERQQTPIHWQQGNLLEPFAGQRVDIVVSNPPYIPDEDIAGLQPEVRLHEPLTALAGGPDGLGPYRIMMEQLSLLNGLPAMVAFELGQGQAQDVANMVRTAGYEEIHIIKDLAGIERHVIGML